The nucleotide window GTTCTCCGCCACATCCCATGGCCAGAACCACCGCGAGCGCCATCGATACCCCGCGCAGCCACTTGGCTTCGTGCATTTGCTTTCCTCGTGAAGGACTCCGAAGTGACGTGGGCCGCGTGTGCAACCCCTGCGCCACGCCGGGTCCTCCCAGGGGCAAGCCTCTGGGGATCGGTGGGAACCTGTCACGTTGACGCGGGAGGACGGAATCCGCCCGGACAGACTGTCAACCCACATTCATCGCGGACTGAAGCTGTCCGCAATGGGGCTTACGGTCCTCTTCTCACCCTGCGGCCCCGAAGGGACCGCCCCTGCCCTGGAGTTTCCACCATGAGCCTCTCTTCCTCCGTGACGCCGGCGCCCTCCCTGGGCATGGGCCTTCAAACGTACAGGGGAAGCTGTTCCTGCGGTGCCGTGCGCTTCGAAGTCGATTTTGATCCGGGGGAAGGAACGAACCGGTGCAACTGCACTGCCTGCACCAAGAGCGCCTGGTGGGGCATCTACGTGAAGCCGGAGGCCTTCCGCCTCTTGTCCGGAGGAGACAAGGTGCGTGACTACTCACGCGCGGAGGCCGTGCATGTCCAGTTCTGCGGGGTGTGCGGCAACCGTCTCTTTGGGTACGGCAACCTCCCGGAACTGGGCGGGGCGTACGGGTCGGTGAACGTCAACTGCCTGGATGGGGTGGACCTCACCGGCATCCAGGTGACGTACCTGGACGGACGCCACGACACCTGGGCGACGCTCGCCGTGGCGCCCTACGTGAATCCGTTCTCCGCCTGAAAGGCAGGGGCCTCCCCTGGGACGAATGACCAGGAGAGGCTCCCGGCTGGGATCAGAGATCCCAGAGGTACGCTTCGAGCGCCTTGCGGTCGGCCAGGGACAGGCCCTTGTAGAGGTTCACCGCGGTTTGCGCCTCCCCGCCGTGCCAGAGGATGGCCTCGGCCAGGCTCTCGGCACGCCCATCGTGCAGGAGCTGAATGCGGTTCTGATCCGCCGCGGCGTGGGCGTTCTGCCAGAGCAGGTTGATGTTGCCGGGCGGGAAGTCCCGGACGTGCGAGTCGGTCGCGTGCTTCACGTTCTTCAGGCCCCAGAGCGCGGGGGTTCTCCACTTCTGGCCAAAGCCGTCCGGCGAACCATCCGAGAGCCCCGTGCCCATGTCATGCAGCAGCAGGTCCGTGAACGGCTGGATGGTTTGCTGCGCCAGCTCGGGGAACGGCGCGGTTCCGGTGACCATGCTCTTCACGTGGCAGCGCTGGCAGCCGAGCCGGTCGAACACGGCCTCGCCCTTGACCACCTCCGGGCCTTTCGTTCCGGACGTGCTCGTGGGGTACATGCGCGGAGGGACGCCGAGCAGCGAGAGGTACGCTTCCATGTCCGCGATGGCCTGAGCGGACAGCTGGCCCTTGCCGGCCGTGCAGCGCCCGCCGCAGTCGTTCGACGGGAAGCGCGAGCTGAGGACGCCCAAGTCGTGGTTGAGCGCGGCCTGAATCTGGTGGGAGAGGGTCGCCTGGTCGGCCTTCCAGCCGAAGCGGCCCATCTTCCCGTCGATGGTCCGGTAGGTGCCGCCGTTCTGCTGCGCGAACTGCTTGAGGGTCGCCTCGGGAACGGCCGCGAGCAGGCCGAGCCCGATCATCGCCTGGGGACGGCGAGGGGAAAGGCCCAGGTAGCTCTGGGAGAGGGAAGAGTTCACGGCGAAGCGCGGCTTCTTCAGCACCACCTCGGTCCCGTCGGCCAGGCGCTCCACGCGGGTCTCATACGAGGCGACGGTGAGGGTGCCCTCGGAGTGGGCGCCCTGGGTCTGGAGCTGCTTGCCAAAGACTCCGTGGGGACTGCCGCTGCGGGTGTCGAAGGTCCGCGCGACGGTGTTGTGGACGGGCGTATTGGTGGCGGGAAGCAGGCTCGTGCCGTTGTTGATGTGGCAGGCGCTGCAGCTCCGGACGTTGTAGGCGCTCGACGCGTGGTTGCTGCGGCTCAAGCGATCCGCATCGAAGAAGATGGTGGGCTTGTCATCCGCCTCGTCGGTCGCGTGCTCGCCCGAGACAAAGTCGGTGTGGAACCAGGTGCGGCCCGTCATGAACCGTTGCGAGTTCGAGGGCAGTATGTTGTTCGCTTGTTGCTGGAGGGCCCGCCAGGGCTCCACGCGGGTGGTGGGCGTCGTCGTCCAGCCACCGGCGTAACGCTGGGTCGTGGGAACCGCGTTGGGGGTGAGCGGGTCATCGATGAAGAGCCCTCCCTGGCCGATGCGGATCCGGAGGAACTCCGAGTAGTAGGCCGAGATGTTGTGCGGGTTCTTGGCCTTTTGCGCCGCCCACCCGCTGAAGCTCTCGCTCAGGAAGAAGCGGAACTCGAAGGTGAGGATCTGCCCGGGTTGCATCTGGTTCGCGAACGCCGCGAACTCGCCGGGGCCCAGGGTGGCCTCGAAGACGCGGGCATCCCGCACGTGGGTCATGCGGATGTTGAGCGCGAACTTGCTGCGTTCCGTCTCGGAGGATGCGCTGGGGTTGCCGATGTAGATGGCGGAGAAGTCGGGGCCGCGCGTGGGGATGTAGTCCTGCGGCCACTCGGTGGTGAGGGTGAACTTGATGCGCTTCTCGCCGGTGGGCGTGAAGTCCTCCACCTTGAAGCTCGACTGGCGGCCTTCCCAATAGAAGGGATTGTACTTGGAAAAGTCCTGATCGTTTTCGTGGCGGCGGCGAGGACGGCTCGACCCTTCCGTGACGATGACGGAGCCGAGCGTTTGGGTATTCGCACGGACGCCCACTTCATCGAAGTCCGCATCCGCGGAGTCCTGGGACAAGGGGGCGTCCGAACACGCCAGAAGGCCAGACGCGAAAAAACACAGGGCATACGTCCGAAGCAAAGCCACCTCCAGGGGACGGGAAGGCGGCAAGCTTAGGTAAGGACGTATTAATTGCAATCCATGGGAGACAACAAAAGCCGTCGAAACGTTACTTCTGCTGTGCGTCAAGGAGCGGACGTGCACGCGGGCTTTCCGCGTGAGGCCCGCTCCCTGTCCCGAGGTTACGGCGTCACGGTGGTGACGAACTTCGTCTTACCGCCCTCGACCTTGAGCACCACCGCCTGCTTCTCCGCGTCGCGCTGGGCGTTGAGGGTGATCTTGCCGGCCACGCCCGGGAAGTCCTTCGTCGCGGCGATGGCATCGCGCAGCGCCGGGCCGGACGGGTCCGGTGCCCGCTTCATCGCATCGACCGCCACCAGGGTCGCGTCGTAGGCCAGCGCCGCCACGGTGTCCGGAATGGAGCCATAGGCCTTCTGGTACTTCTCGATGAACACCTTGAGCACCGGGTCCGGGTTGTCCGCCGCGTAGTGGTTGGAGAAGTAGCTGCCCTCCACCGCCGAGCCGCCCAGCTCGAAGAGCTTGTCGGAATCCCAGCCGTCCCCGCCCAGCAGCGGCACCTTCATGCCCAGCTCCCGCGCCTGGCGCGCGATGATGCCCACGTCCGTGTAGTACCCCGGCACGAACACCGCATCGGGCTTGGTGCGCTTCATGGCCGTGAGCTGTGCCCGGAAGTCCGTGTCGCCCTTCGAGTAGCTCTCCGTGCCGGTGATCTCGCCGCCCATCTCCTTGAACTTCGCGGAGAACACATCGGCCAGGCCCAGCGAGTACGCGCTCTTGTTGTCCGTGAGGATGGCCACCTTGGACAGCTTCAGGTTCTCCTTCGTGAACTTCGCCATCACCAGGCCCTGGAACGGATCGATGAAGCACACGCGGAAGATGTAGTCGCCCTTCTGGGTCACCTCGGGCGCCGTGGAGGAGTAGGAGATCATCGGCACCTTGGCCGGCTGGGCCTTCTCCGCCATCGCGAGCGACACGGAGGATGCCGCCTCGCCGATGATGACCGCCACCTTGTCCTGGGCGATGAGCCGGGTGACGGCCTGGGCCGCCTCCTCGGGCTTGCCCTGGCTGTCATACACCCGCACCGCCAGCTTCTTGCCCTTCACCCCACCGGCGGCGTTCGCCTCCTGGATGGCCATCTCGATGCCGTTGCGGGCAGAGATGCCAAAGGTGGCCTCGTTGCCGGTGAGGCTGCCCACCCCGCCAATGAGGATGGTGTCGGACGTGGCCGGGGGGGCCTCCGGGGCCTTGGCGGCCGCGCCGCCTTCAGGGGAAGGGGGAGAGGGGGGGGGCTGGCTCTTCTTCTCGCACGCGATGAACGCGAGGGCGAGGGTGGTGACGAGCAGCGAGAGATGCCTGCGCATGGTCGGTGTTCCTCCAAGGGGGAGAGCCCTCTTCAACACGTCCCCCGGACAGCTTCAACCGTGGACTCCTTGGAGAGGGAGCCAGCAGACAAGGGGGATGCGGCGATATAATGTGGACCGTTTTGGTCCTGTTTAGATAAAGAGTCCCCCCAGCGAGGGAACCGATGTTTCGAATGAGCAAGATGACCGATTACGGCCTGGTGCTGCTGACCGAGCTGGCGCGCGAGGACGGCGGCACGTGTACAGCACGTGAGCTGGCCGAGCGCACGCGCGTACCGCTGCCTTCGGTGAGCAAGGTGCTCAAGGGGCTGCAGAGCGCCGGCGTGCTGGTCTCCCACCGGGGCGCCATGGGCGGCTACGGTCTGGCGCGGCCCGCGGCGGCCATCCCGCTGACGCAGATCATCTCGGCGCTGGAGGGGCCGGTGGCCGTCACCGCGTGCGTGCAGCACACCGACGGGGAGCCCTCGTGCGAGCTGGAGTCCGTGTGCCGCATCCGCGGCCACTGGCGCGTCATCAACCAGGCCATCCAGGAGGCGCTCGGGCGGTTGACGCTCGCGGACCTGTGCGCCCCCGAGCTGCGCGTCGAGCGGCTGGTGGGGCTGAACCTGCCGGCACGCCCGGACGCGGGAGGAGCGTCATGAGTACCGAAGCCCTTCAGGAACTCACCCGCCGCCCCTACGAGGCGGGCTTCATCACCGCCGTGGAGTCGGACACGCTGCCCCCGGGGCTCAATGAGGACGTCATTCGCCTCATCTCCTCGAAGAAGGGCGAGCCTGCGTTCCTGCTCGAGTGGCGGCTCAAGGCGTACCGGCACTGGCTCACGCTGAAGGAGCCCACCTGGCAGAGCGTGCGCTACCACCCCATCGACTACCAGGCCATCCGCTACTACTCGGCGCCCCGGCAGAAGCCGAAGCTCGACAACCTGGATCAGGTGGATCCGGAGATCCTGCGCACCTACGAGAAGCTGGGGATTCCCCTGGAGGAGCAGAAGCGCCTGCAGAACGTGGCGGTGGACGCCGTGTTCGACTCCGTCTCGGTGGCCACCACCTTCAAGGACAAGCTGGCCAAGGCGGGCGTCATCTTCTGCTCGTTCTCGGAGGCCGTGCGCGAGCACCCGGAGCTCATCCAGCGCTACCTGGGCTCGGTGGTGCCGTACTCGGACAACTACTTCGCGGCGCTCAACTCCGCGGTCTTCAGCGACGGCTCGTTCTGCTACGTGCCCAAGGGCGTGCGCTGCCCCATGGAGCTGTCCACCTACTTCCGCATCAACGCGGCGGAGACGGGCCAGTTCGAGCGCACCCTCATCGTCGCGGAGGAGGGCAGCACGGTGAGCTACCTGGAGGGGTGCACCGCGCCCATGCGCGACACCAACCAGCTGCACGCCGCCGTGGTGGAGCTGGTGGCGCTGGACGGCGCCTCCATCAAGTACTCCACGGTGCAGAACTGGTACCCGGGGGATGCCGAGGGGCGCGGGGGCATCTACAACTTCGTCACCAAGCGGGGCATCGCCCACCGGGGCTCGAAGATCTCCTGGACGCAGGTGGAGACGGGCTCGGCCATCACCTGGAAGTACCCCAGCGTCATTCTCCGCGGGGATGATTCGGTGGGCGAGTTCTACTCGGTGGCGCTCACCAACCACCGCCAGCAGGCGGACACGGGCACGAAGATGGTGCACATGGGCCGCAACACCCGGAGCACCATCATCTCCAAGGGCATCTCCGCCGGGCACGGGCAGAACACGTACCGGGGGCTGGTGCGCGTGCTGAAGAACGCGGAAGGGGCGCGCAACTACACGCAGTGCGACTCGCTGCTCCTGGGCAGCCGGTGCGGCGCGCACACGCTGCCCTATATCGAAGTGAAGAACGCGTCGGCGCAGGTGGAGCACGAGGCGTCCACGTCGAAGATCGGCGAGGACCAGCTCTTCTACTGCCAGCAGCGCGGGATTTCCCGCGAGGACGCGGTGTCGATGATCGTCAACGGCTTCTGCCGGCAGGTCTTCAAGGAGCTTCCCATGGAGTTCGCCGTGGAAGCGCAGAAGCTGCTCGGGCTGAGCCTCGAAGGAAGTGTGGGTTAATCATGTTGCTGAGCGTCCGGAACCTTCACGCCCGCGTCGGGGACAAGGACATCCTCAAGGGCATCGACCTGGAGCTGCGGCCCGGCGAGGTCCACGCCATCATGGGCCCGAACGGCTCGGGCAAGAGCACGCTCTCGCAGGTGCTGGCGGGGCGCCAGACGTACCAGGTGACGCAGGGCGAGGTGCTCTTCGAGGGCAAGGACCTGCTCGCCCTGTCCCCGGAGGACCGCGCCATCGCGGGGGTGTTCCTCGGCTTCCAGTACCC belongs to Stigmatella erecta and includes:
- a CDS encoding GFA family protein, whose translation is MSLSSSVTPAPSLGMGLQTYRGSCSCGAVRFEVDFDPGEGTNRCNCTACTKSAWWGIYVKPEAFRLLSGGDKVRDYSRAEAVHVQFCGVCGNRLFGYGNLPELGGAYGSVNVNCLDGVDLTGIQVTYLDGRHDTWATLAVAPYVNPFSA
- a CDS encoding di-heme oxidoredictase family protein codes for the protein MSQDSADADFDEVGVRANTQTLGSVIVTEGSSRPRRRHENDQDFSKYNPFYWEGRQSSFKVEDFTPTGEKRIKFTLTTEWPQDYIPTRGPDFSAIYIGNPSASSETERSKFALNIRMTHVRDARVFEATLGPGEFAAFANQMQPGQILTFEFRFFLSESFSGWAAQKAKNPHNISAYYSEFLRIRIGQGGLFIDDPLTPNAVPTTQRYAGGWTTTPTTRVEPWRALQQQANNILPSNSQRFMTGRTWFHTDFVSGEHATDEADDKPTIFFDADRLSRSNHASSAYNVRSCSACHINNGTSLLPATNTPVHNTVARTFDTRSGSPHGVFGKQLQTQGAHSEGTLTVASYETRVERLADGTEVVLKKPRFAVNSSLSQSYLGLSPRRPQAMIGLGLLAAVPEATLKQFAQQNGGTYRTIDGKMGRFGWKADQATLSHQIQAALNHDLGVLSSRFPSNDCGGRCTAGKGQLSAQAIADMEAYLSLLGVPPRMYPTSTSGTKGPEVVKGEAVFDRLGCQRCHVKSMVTGTAPFPELAQQTIQPFTDLLLHDMGTGLSDGSPDGFGQKWRTPALWGLKNVKHATDSHVRDFPPGNINLLWQNAHAAADQNRIQLLHDGRAESLAEAILWHGGEAQTAVNLYKGLSLADRKALEAYLWDL
- a CDS encoding ABC transporter substrate-binding protein, producing the protein MRRHLSLLVTTLALAFIACEKKSQPPPSPPSPEGGAAAKAPEAPPATSDTILIGGVGSLTGNEATFGISARNGIEMAIQEANAAGGVKGKKLAVRVYDSQGKPEEAAQAVTRLIAQDKVAVIIGEAASSVSLAMAEKAQPAKVPMISYSSTAPEVTQKGDYIFRVCFIDPFQGLVMAKFTKENLKLSKVAILTDNKSAYSLGLADVFSAKFKEMGGEITGTESYSKGDTDFRAQLTAMKRTKPDAVFVPGYYTDVGIIARQARELGMKVPLLGGDGWDSDKLFELGGSAVEGSYFSNHYAADNPDPVLKVFIEKYQKAYGSIPDTVAALAYDATLVAVDAMKRAPDPSGPALRDAIAATKDFPGVAGKITLNAQRDAEKQAVVLKVEGGKTKFVTTVTP
- a CDS encoding SUF system Fe-S cluster assembly regulator, giving the protein MFRMSKMTDYGLVLLTELAREDGGTCTARELAERTRVPLPSVSKVLKGLQSAGVLVSHRGAMGGYGLARPAAAIPLTQIISALEGPVAVTACVQHTDGEPSCELESVCRIRGHWRVINQAIQEALGRLTLADLCAPELRVERLVGLNLPARPDAGGAS
- the sufB gene encoding Fe-S cluster assembly protein SufB; the protein is MSTEALQELTRRPYEAGFITAVESDTLPPGLNEDVIRLISSKKGEPAFLLEWRLKAYRHWLTLKEPTWQSVRYHPIDYQAIRYYSAPRQKPKLDNLDQVDPEILRTYEKLGIPLEEQKRLQNVAVDAVFDSVSVATTFKDKLAKAGVIFCSFSEAVREHPELIQRYLGSVVPYSDNYFAALNSAVFSDGSFCYVPKGVRCPMELSTYFRINAAETGQFERTLIVAEEGSTVSYLEGCTAPMRDTNQLHAAVVELVALDGASIKYSTVQNWYPGDAEGRGGIYNFVTKRGIAHRGSKISWTQVETGSAITWKYPSVILRGDDSVGEFYSVALTNHRQQADTGTKMVHMGRNTRSTIISKGISAGHGQNTYRGLVRVLKNAEGARNYTQCDSLLLGSRCGAHTLPYIEVKNASAQVEHEASTSKIGEDQLFYCQQRGISREDAVSMIVNGFCRQVFKELPMEFAVEAQKLLGLSLEGSVG